The Populus alba chromosome 6, ASM523922v2, whole genome shotgun sequence genome contains a region encoding:
- the LOC118048051 gene encoding uncharacterized protein, with protein MGSRDKDQTTPHHQPLLSSLVVRPSVSDGGDAAGGGGRAGGSDYEPGEVRRELPSYSRSDRYSDDPGYRLRAGSGSPVRRRDADRRYSSDFDNSGAPPRGRDFSNGRDRGRFRDSSPPYARGRGGGRPLGRGFDGPGFGPGPLRGEGMSRNNPNVRPREGDWICSDPLCGNLNFARREYCNNCKRPRYRPGGSPRRGYPGPPPPHAPPRRFPGPPLDLSPGRTMNGYRSPPRGWSRDGPRDFGPGGPPPPRQGGRFSDHDMRRDRSDYPDDEYRGRNKFDRPMPMDWGHKDRGRDGLFNERKGFERRPPSPPLPPPSLPQRGRWGRDGRDRSRSPIRGAPPPKEFRQDMYMERGRDDRHPVGRDRMRHVY; from the exons ATGGGGTCCAGAGACAAGGACCAAACGACACCGCATCACCAGCCTCTCCTTAGCAGCCTCGTTGTACGTCCATCCGTCAGTGACGGAGGTGATGCCGCCGGAGGTGGAGGCCGTGCCGGTGGTAGCGATTACGAGCCTGGCGAGGTCCGCCGTGAACTTCCATCTTATTCTCGCTCCGATCGATACTCTGACGATCCTG GATATAGACTTCGTGCAGGTTCTGGTTCTCCTGTACGTCGTAGGGATGCAGATCGCCGATACAGTTCTGATTTTGATAATTCAGGGGCCCCACCTCGAGGTCGTGATTTTAGCAATGGGAGGGATCGTGGTAGATTTCGAGATTCTTCACCCCCCTATGCTCGAGGAAGAGGTGGTGGCAGGCCACTTGGCAGAGGTTTTGATGGGCCTGGATTTGGTCCAGGGCCTCTTAGAGGGGAGGGCATGAGTAGGAATAATCCAAATGTACGCCCAAGAGAAGGCGACTGGATCTGCTCTGATCCTTT ATGTGGCAACCTGAACTTTGCAAGGAGAGAGTACTGTAACAACTGCAAAAGGCCTCGATATAGACCTGGGGGAAGTCCTCGGAGGGGCTATCCCGGCCCTCCACCACCACATGCTCCTCCAAGACGCTTTCCTGGTCCTCCATTGGATCTTTCTCCAGGCAGGACCATGAATGGCTATAGGTCTCCTCCTCGAGGGTGGTCCAGAGATGGACCCAGAGATTTTGGGCCTGGTGGTCCTCCACCTCCTAGGCAAGGAGGCAGGTTTTCTGACCATGATATGCGGAGGGATCGGTCTGATTATCCAGATGATGAGTACAGGGGGAGGAACAAATTTGATAGGCCTATGCCAATGGACTGGGGTCATAAAGACCGTGGAAGGGATGGCCTGTTCAATGAAAGGAAAGGGTTTGAGAGGCGGCCACCCTCTCCACCTCTACCTCCACCTTCACTTCCTCAACGTGGCAGATGGGGACGTGACGGGAGAGATAGGAGCAGATCACCAATTAGGGGAGCCCCACCACCAAAAGAGTTTCGACAGGATATGTACATGGAGCGGGGGCGAGATGATCGGCATCCTGTTGGGCGAGACAGAATGAGACATGTGTATTGA